The genomic interval TCACCGGCGGCAAGCTCGGCAAGATCCATCAGGTCCAGTGTTTTTACACCGCCGGGATTTCCAATACCGGCACGCATCTCTTTGACCTCCTGCGGGATTTTCTCGGTGACGTGGATTCCGTGATGGCCAGCCCCGCACCCGTTTTCGGCGATAAGGATTTGACGCTGAGCGGCGAACTGATTTTCAAAAACGGGACGCGCGTCTCGCTTTGCGGGCTGAACGTCCAGGATTACCTGATTTTCGAGATGGATTTTTACGGCTCCAAAGGGCGCCTGCGCATCAAGCACAGCGGTTTCGGCATGGAAGCCTGGAAAGTCGGGCCCAGCAAGTTTTTCTCCGGCTACAAGGAGCTCACGCCCGTGAAACTGGCAGTCCCTCTGGAAAAGAAAAATATGATGATGAACGCGGTCAAGGATCTGGCCGCGTGCGTCAGGTCGGGAAAGCAGCCGCTCAGCACCGCGGAAGACGGGCTGAAGGCGCTCGAACTCATTTGCGCGTTCCATGAATCCTTCAAACGCGGCGGGGAGCGGCTCAAGCTGCCTCTGGCCGGAAGAAAGGCGGGTCTTTAAATGAAGAAGCAGGCGCTGGCTTTGCACGGCGGCCCCAAAGTC from Verrucomicrobiia bacterium carries:
- a CDS encoding Gfo/Idh/MocA family oxidoreductase, whose product is MSAKASSSRGKLRAAIAGCGRIAGGFDKDPKRKYVATHAGAYTRSKDFELVAVCDNDAEKLKEFGKTWSVGNLYGDFGEMLRKEKPDLVSICTWPESHFDLCVQAIRAGVKGIFCEKPVTDRLDKADELLDLCRKTGTVLAVNHSRRWDTGLQKLKRVITGGKLGKIHQVQCFYTAGISNTGTHLFDLLRDFLGDVDSVMASPAPVFGDKDLTLSGELIFKNGTRVSLCGLNVQDYLIFEMDFYGSKGRLRIKHSGFGMEAWKVGPSKFFSGYKELTPVKLAVPLEKKNMMMNAVKDLAACVRSGKQPLSTAEDGLKALELICAFHESFKRGGERLKLPLAGRKAGL